A genome region from Erigeron canadensis isolate Cc75 chromosome 3, C_canadensis_v1, whole genome shotgun sequence includes the following:
- the LOC122591595 gene encoding putative aldehyde oxidase Art an 7 produces the protein MIRNVTDDEIKLAMFSNGENKALGPDGIKEGLHELVSMNQSAFVSGRRISDNILLNQELMHNYHRSSGPPRCAFKIDIQKAYDTVDWHFSELILKGFGFHPTMIEWIMTCVSMTSYSLCINGNLHGYFKGKRGLRQGSIIDVTSYKLQIYAFADDLFIFSRGETRSAKVIMESLNLFRDMSGLVASLTKSTPFFCNVPDHVKYAILAIMPFEEGSLPVWLRVKHLAKMHQVNSRWDDIYDWLIPRAKSNLARSVIGKLLVAASAYFIWDIPLTKNNWCNSSPLCDKFSPREIASAGFSIDNKVGQLVRDDAWYWQDRDGAATPFSVNVVWEDLRPRQASANWSDLAWTEPDSHNHLFFECSYTMQVWNKVNMKVVMCSRASNWNQIIDRFLPVAEKKTMENVIDILILAASMLTFKYKRKAHLERLIAAWDFPISLLDMAGLGHVLNIEDITYYLIPISKDRLTAASLGEISSGDVTGYAKPPLETSFLGQWVVDNLNAGVAAMQLQLMPNDKVVWFDTTALGPSALKLQPEGNCPLNPDIKNQPDCYAHAVAYDWKTSQVKPLTIKGDAWCSSGNLWPNGNLVATGGTFSGGKAIRVLANDDPNADFVNKLDVLAETRWYSSNQVLQDGSSVVVGGRDSYSYEIVPPQLDFQPKRFDLPFLKQTTEPPMGPGRPVENNLYPFLFLLPDGNIFMFANNRAISFCAFTGKVIIEYPELPGGSRNYPPSGMSAMFPLKLTPDNQGISAEIVVCGGNVPNAYKVVDARHVTEKQFLPALKDCHRIQPLKPNPTWEDEQDMPSPRTMGDLLLLPTGDLLMHNGAQKGCSGWEDSTDANFTPLLYTPFKPMGNRFKELTPTNIARMYHSASALLPDTKVLVAGSNMHEKYTFYGEFPTELRVEKFLPPYLDPRLDDDRPEIDEQSTEKVLKYGKQFKVAVKVKSKQNLELGDVMVTMLYPPFTTHGFSQNQRLLVPTMTTIDNNVITLFAPANGIVSPPGYYILFVNYLGVPGKGIWVHID, from the exons ATGATACGTAATGTCACAGATGATGAAATTAAGCTGGCTATGTTTTCTAATGGGGAGAATAAGGCTTTAGGTCCGGATGG GATTAAAGAGGGGTTGCATGAACTTGTTAGCATGAACCAATCAGCTTTTGTGTCGGGAAGAAGAATATCAGATAATATCTTGTTAAATCAGGAACTTATGCATAATTATCACAGAAGTAGTGGCCCGCCTAGATGTGCTTTCAAGATAGACATTCAAAAAGCCTATGATACGGTAGACTGGCATTTTTCGGAGTTGATATTGAAGGGTTTCGGTTTTCACCCTACAATGATTGAGTGGATTATGACTTGTGTATCCATGACATCGTACTCGTTATGCATTAATGGGAACTTGCATGGATATTTCAAAGGAAAGCGAGGATTGAGACAGG GTTCCATAATAGATGTGACAAGctacaaattacaaatatatgcTTTTGCTGATGACTTGTTTATCTTCTCACGGGGTGAAACGAGGTCAGCAAAAGTTATTATGGAGTCTCTAAATCTGTTTCGAGACATGTCTGGTTTAGTGGCAAGTTTGACAAAGAGTACGCCTTTTTTCTGTAATGTCCCTGATCATGTTAAATATGCTATTCTTGCTATCATGCCATTTGAGGAAGGAAGTTTACCG GTTTGGTTACGGGTTAAACATTTGGCTAAAATGCATCAAGTTAATTCGAGATGGGATGATATATATGATTGGCTGATTCCACGCGCTAAGTCTAATTTGGCTAGAAGTGTAATTGGGAAATTACTTGTAGCTGCTTCTGCATACTTTATATG GGATATCCCATTAACCAAAAATAATTGGTGCAATAGTAGTCCCTTGTGTGACAAATTTTCCCCTAGAGAGATCGCTTCAGCTGGTTTCTCCATTGATAATAAAGTTGGGCAACTTGTTCGTGATG ATGCTTGGTATTGGCAAGATAGAGATGGTGCCGCAACACCTTTTTCGGTTAATGTAGTTTGGGAAGATCTTCGACCAAGACAAGCTAGTGCTAACTGGAGTGATTTGGCTTG GACTGAACCGGATTCTcataatcatcttttctttGAATGTAGTTATACTATGCAGGTTTGGAATAAAGTCAACATGAAGGTTGTTATGTGTTCTCGGGCTAGCAATTGGAACCAAATTATTGATCGATTTCTACCTGTTGCGGAAAAGAAGACCATGGAGAATGTCATTGATATTCTTATACTTGCAGCAAGC ATGCTTACATTCAAGTACAAAAGGAAGGCGCATTTGGAAAGGCTTATTGCAGCTTGGGATTTCCCGATTTCTTTACTT GACATGGCTGGTCTTGGGCATGTGTTGAATATTGAAGATATTACATATTACTTGATCCCGATTTCTAAAG ATAGATTAACTGCTGCTAGTTTGGGTGAAATTTCCAGCGGTGATGTAACAGGTTACGCGAAGCCACCCCTTGAGACCAGTTTTTTGGGCCAGTGGGTAGTGGATAACCTGAATGCAGGTGTGGCTGCAATGCAATTGCAATTGATGCCCAATGATAAAGTTGTCTGGTTTGATACCACAGCACTTGGGCCTTCAGCATTGAAACTACAACCCGAGGGGAACTGCCCTTTGAATCCAGACATAAAAAACCAGCCTGATTGTTATGCGCATGCTGTTGCTTATGATTGGAAGACCTCACAAGTCAAACCATTGACG ATTAAAGGTGATGCATGGTGTTCGTCTGGAAATTTGTGGCCTAATGGTAACTTGGTAGCTACTGGGGGTACCTTTAGTGGTGGTAAAGCCATTCGAGTGTTGGCTAACGATGATCCCAATGCAGACTTTGTTAACAAGCTAGATGTTCTTGCTGAAACTAGATG GTATTCATCAAACCAGGTTTTGCAAGACGGGAGCTCGGTAGTTGTAGGTGGACGAGATTCGTATAGCTATGAGATTGTACCACCACAGTTGGACTTCCAACCTAAAAGATTTGATCTTCCATTCCTCAAACAAACAACCGAACCACCTATGGGCCCCGGAAGACCAGTTGAGAACAACTTGTACCCATTTCTCTTCCTCCTTCCAGATGGAAACATTTTCATGTTTGCTAATAATCGAGCCATCAGCTTTTGCGCATTTACTGGGAAAGTCATTATTGAATACCCAGAATTACCAGGAGGGTCTCGTAATTATCCCCCTTCTGGAATGTCAGCTATGTTCCCATTGAAACTGACGCCAGATAACCAAGGCATTAGCGCCGAAATTGTGGTATGTGGTGGTAATGTCCCTAATGCCTATAAAGTAGTTGACGCACGACATGTCACAGAAAAACAGTTTCTACCTGCCCTGAAAGATTGTCACAGGATCCAACCACTGAAACCTAATCCAACGTGGGAAGATGAGCAAGACATGCCATCCCCACGAACCATGGGCGATCTATTGTTACTTCCAACGGGTGATCTTTTGATGCATAACGGAGCCCAAAAGGGTTGTTCGGGTTGGGAGGATTCTACAGATGCTAATTTTACACCTCTATTATATACACCGTTTAAACCTATGGGTAACAGGTTTAAAGAATTGACACCTACAAATATAGCAAGAATGTATCATTCCGCTTCAGCATTATTGCCAGACACAAAGGTGTTGGTTGCTGGAAGTAACATGCATGAAAAATATACCTTTTATGGTGAGTTCCCAACAGAACTGAGAGTCGAGAAATTCTTACCGCCTTACTTGGATCCTCGACTTGATGATGATCGTCCTGAGATTGATGAACAAAGTACAGAAAAGGTTTTGAAGTACGGGAAACAATTTAAAGTTGCGGTAAAAGTCAAGTCAAAACAGAACTTGGAGTTGGGCGATGTTATGGTGACAATGTTGTACCCGCCATTCACAACTCATGGTTTTTCCCAAAACCAAAGGTTACTTGTTCCTACAATGACCACCATCGATAATAATGTGATCACATTATTTGCACCTGCCAATGGGATAGTTTCTCCTCCTGGTTACTATATATTGTTTGTAAATTACCTTGGTGTGCCTGGTAAGGGTATCTGGGTTCATATAGATTAA